A genomic segment from Janibacter sp. DB-40 encodes:
- a CDS encoding 2-oxoglutarate and iron-dependent oxygenase domain-containing protein: MSDDILEVDLLAFESGDGERARAVVDGLMSSLDTGFVYVRHDVSDDLIDTAYGMLEEFFTAEREVKQQFVAPGTHGQTGYTDLLVETAATSDVADWKEMLNWGPAIPEGHPLRTRYPHRYHDPVLPESAVPGITETLTTFHEAVADLQRRVLRIIATGVGAHPDYFETMLVDGPTLSRAIHYPPMQSAPDAPHVWAAEHADINLITALPRATAAGLQVRLKDSDEWIDAVAPEGGAIINTGLMLETVTNGLIEPGIHRVVAAPGQGGDRYSVVQFSHPTPWTVLSPLVSTVTAETPQRFSPITAADALDLVLYEINLIEDARRS; the protein is encoded by the coding sequence ATGAGCGACGACATCCTCGAGGTGGACCTGCTGGCCTTCGAGTCGGGGGACGGTGAGCGCGCACGGGCAGTCGTCGACGGCCTGATGAGCTCCCTGGACACCGGCTTCGTCTACGTGCGGCACGACGTGTCCGACGACCTCATCGACACCGCCTACGGGATGCTCGAGGAGTTCTTCACCGCCGAGCGCGAGGTCAAGCAGCAGTTCGTCGCCCCGGGGACCCACGGCCAGACCGGCTACACCGACCTGCTCGTCGAGACCGCGGCCACCTCCGACGTCGCGGACTGGAAGGAGATGCTCAACTGGGGCCCGGCGATCCCGGAGGGGCACCCCCTTCGCACCCGCTACCCGCACCGCTACCACGACCCGGTCCTGCCCGAGTCGGCCGTGCCGGGCATCACCGAGACGCTGACGACCTTCCACGAGGCCGTCGCCGACCTCCAGCGCCGGGTGCTGCGCATCATCGCCACCGGCGTGGGCGCCCACCCCGACTACTTCGAGACGATGCTCGTGGACGGACCGACCCTCTCCCGGGCGATCCACTACCCGCCGATGCAGTCCGCGCCGGACGCCCCGCACGTGTGGGCGGCCGAGCACGCCGACATCAACCTCATCACCGCCCTGCCGCGGGCGACCGCCGCCGGTCTGCAGGTGCGGCTGAAGGACAGCGACGAGTGGATCGACGCCGTCGCGCCCGAGGGCGGTGCCATCATCAACACCGGCCTCATGCTCGAGACCGTGACCAACGGCCTCATCGAGCCGGGCATCCACCGGGTCGTCGCGGCCCCGGGGCAGGGGGGCGACCGCTACTCGGTCGTGCAGTTCAGCCACCCGACGCCGTGGACGGTGCTCAGCCCGCTGGTGAGCACCGTGACCGCCGAGACGCCCCAGCGCTTCTCGCCGATCACCGCCGCGGACGCCCTCGACCTGGTCCTCTACGAGATCAACCTCATCGAGGACGCGCGCCGGTCCTGA